The proteins below come from a single Serratia fonticola genomic window:
- a CDS encoding PTS mannitol transporter subunit IICBA translates to MFSPDIKVKVQNFGRFLSNMVMPNIGAFIAWGIITALFIPTGWLPNETLAKLVGPMITYLLPLLIGYTGGKLVGGERGGVVGAITTMGVIVGADMPMFLGSMIAGPLGGWAIKHFDRWVDGKIKSGFEMLVNNFSAGIIGMLLAILAFMGIGPLVEAISKVLAAGVHIMVVNNLLPLTSIFVEPAKILFLNNAINHGIFSPLGIQQATETGKSIFFLIEANPGPGLGVLMAYMFFGRGSAKQSAGGAAIIHFLGGIHEIYFPYVLMNPRLILAVILGGMTGVFTLTLLNGGLVSPASPGSILAVLAMTPKGAYFANLAAVFAAFVVSFVVSAFLLKTSKVKEEDDLEEATRRIQDMKAQSKGGAAVNAAVDGDLSTVRKIIVACDAGMGSSAMGAGVLRKKVADAGLKNISVTNSAINSLPEDVDLVITHRDLTERAMRHAPQAQHISLTNFLDSHLYSDLTARLVAANKTSETQQKVISTLDDSFDASEQNLFKLGESNVFLGLQAIDKEQAIRFAGEQLVKGGYVEPEYVPAMLEREKLTSTYLGESIAVPHGTIEAKDRVLRTGVVFCQYPQGVRFGDEEDEVARLVIGIAARNNEHIQVITSLTNALDDETVIERLANTTSVQEVLDLLGGKKA, encoded by the coding sequence ATGTTTTCACCAGACATCAAGGTTAAAGTGCAAAACTTTGGCCGTTTCCTGAGTAATATGGTGATGCCCAACATTGGCGCATTCATCGCCTGGGGTATCATCACTGCGCTATTCATTCCTACCGGCTGGCTGCCAAACGAGACGTTAGCTAAGCTGGTTGGGCCAATGATCACCTACCTGTTGCCACTATTGATCGGTTATACCGGCGGTAAACTGGTGGGCGGCGAGCGTGGCGGCGTGGTCGGTGCCATCACCACCATGGGCGTGATCGTCGGTGCGGACATGCCGATGTTCCTGGGCTCCATGATTGCAGGCCCGTTGGGCGGCTGGGCGATCAAGCATTTTGACCGTTGGGTCGACGGCAAGATCAAAAGCGGCTTCGAGATGTTGGTCAACAACTTCTCCGCAGGCATCATCGGTATGCTGCTGGCAATCCTGGCCTTTATGGGTATCGGGCCATTGGTCGAAGCGATATCTAAAGTGCTGGCGGCTGGCGTGCATATCATGGTGGTCAACAACCTGCTGCCATTGACCTCGATCTTCGTTGAACCGGCGAAAATCCTGTTCCTGAACAACGCCATCAACCACGGTATCTTCTCACCGCTGGGCATCCAGCAGGCGACGGAAACCGGTAAATCGATCTTCTTCCTGATCGAAGCCAACCCAGGCCCAGGTTTGGGCGTGCTGATGGCCTATATGTTCTTCGGCCGTGGTAGTGCCAAGCAGTCTGCTGGCGGTGCGGCGATCATCCACTTCCTGGGTGGTATCCACGAAATCTACTTCCCATACGTGCTGATGAATCCACGCCTGATCCTGGCGGTTATTCTGGGCGGTATGACCGGCGTATTCACCCTGACCCTGCTGAACGGTGGCTTGGTGTCTCCTGCTTCCCCTGGCTCTATCCTGGCGGTGCTGGCGATGACGCCAAAAGGCGCCTACTTCGCTAACCTGGCGGCGGTATTTGCGGCGTTCGTGGTCTCCTTCGTGGTTTCAGCCTTCCTGTTGAAAACCTCAAAAGTGAAAGAGGAAGACGACCTGGAAGAAGCGACCCGCCGTATCCAGGACATGAAAGCCCAGTCTAAAGGCGGTGCCGCGGTAAACGCAGCCGTAGACGGCGATCTGAGCACCGTGCGTAAAATCATCGTGGCTTGCGATGCGGGTATGGGTTCCAGCGCCATGGGTGCTGGCGTGCTACGCAAGAAAGTGGCGGACGCGGGGCTGAAGAATATCTCCGTAACTAACAGCGCGATCAACAGCCTGCCGGAAGATGTGGATCTGGTGATCACTCACCGCGATCTGACCGAGCGTGCGATGCGCCATGCGCCGCAGGCCCAGCACATCTCGCTGACCAACTTCCTGGACAGCCATCTGTACAGCGATCTGACCGCTCGCCTGGTGGCCGCTAACAAGACCAGCGAAACCCAGCAGAAGGTTATCTCCACCCTGGATGACAGCTTTGACGCCAGCGAACAGAACCTGTTCAAACTAGGTGAAAGCAACGTGTTCCTCGGCTTGCAGGCCATTGATAAAGAGCAGGCCATTCGCTTTGCCGGTGAGCAACTGGTGAAGGGCGGCTATGTCGAGCCAGAGTATGTTCCGGCCATGTTGGAACGTGAAAAGCTGACTTCTACCTACCTGGGCGAATCCATTGCCGTGCCGCATGGCACCATTGAAGCCAAAGACCGCGTGCTGCGTACCGGCGTGGTGTTCTGCCAGTATCCGCAGGGCGTACGTTTCGGTGACGAAGAGGATGAGGTGGCGCGTCTGGTTATCGGTATCGCGGCGCGTAACAACGAGCATATCCAGGTGATCACCAGCCTGACCAATGCGTTGGATGATGAAACCGTCATCGAGCGGCTGGCGAATACCACCAGCGTCCAGGAAGTGTTGGATTTGCTGGGCGGCAAGAAGGCCTGA
- a CDS encoding mannitol-1-phosphate 5-dehydrogenase: MKALHFGAGNIGRGFIGKLLADAHAELTFADVNQTVLDALNQRKSYQVHVVGEQARVEEVNNVSAVNSGSEEAVALIAQADIVTTAVGPQILARIAGTIAKGLILRHQQGNAQPLNIIACENMVRGTSQLKQHVFDALPQDEQAWVEQHIGFVDSAVDRIVPPAEAGSNDPLEVTVETFSEWIVDQTQFKGQPPAIAGMELTDNLMAFVERKLFTLNTGHAITAYLGQRAKLLTIRDAILDPVIRQVVKGAMEESGAVLIKRYGFDADKHAAYINKILSRFENPYLHDDVERVGRQPLRKLSAGDRLIKPLLGTLEYGLPHANLIKGIAAAMSYRSEQDPQAQELVDLLTKLGPKAALAQISGLPADSKVVEEAVAVYNALQ, encoded by the coding sequence ATGAAAGCATTACACTTCGGAGCCGGCAATATTGGCCGTGGCTTTATTGGCAAACTGCTTGCCGACGCGCACGCCGAACTGACTTTTGCTGACGTTAACCAGACGGTGCTGGACGCGTTGAACCAACGCAAAAGCTACCAGGTACATGTGGTGGGTGAGCAGGCGCGCGTTGAAGAGGTGAATAACGTCAGTGCCGTTAACAGCGGTAGCGAAGAGGCGGTGGCCCTGATTGCCCAGGCCGATATCGTCACGACCGCCGTTGGTCCGCAGATCCTCGCCAGAATTGCCGGGACTATCGCCAAAGGCCTGATCCTGCGCCATCAGCAAGGCAATGCTCAACCGCTGAATATCATCGCCTGTGAAAACATGGTGCGTGGTACCAGCCAGCTCAAACAGCACGTGTTCGACGCGCTGCCACAGGATGAACAGGCCTGGGTTGAGCAGCATATCGGCTTTGTCGATTCCGCCGTAGACCGTATCGTGCCGCCAGCCGAGGCGGGCAGCAACGATCCGCTGGAAGTGACGGTAGAAACCTTCAGCGAGTGGATCGTCGATCAGACCCAATTCAAGGGCCAACCGCCAGCCATCGCCGGCATGGAACTGACCGACAACCTGATGGCATTTGTTGAACGTAAGCTGTTTACCCTCAATACCGGCCATGCGATCACCGCCTACCTGGGCCAGCGCGCCAAGCTGTTGACCATTCGTGATGCTATCCTCGATCCGGTCATCCGCCAAGTGGTCAAAGGGGCGATGGAAGAGAGTGGTGCGGTGCTGATCAAGCGCTACGGTTTTGACGCCGACAAGCATGCTGCCTATATCAACAAAATCCTGTCCCGCTTCGAAAACCCGTATCTGCATGATGACGTAGAGCGTGTGGGCCGTCAGCCGCTGCGCAAACTGAGCGCGGGCGATCGCCTGATCAAGCCGCTGTTGGGCACGTTGGAATACGGCTTGCCGCACGCCAACCTGATCAAGGGGATCGCCGCCGCCATGAGCTACCGCAGCGAGCAGGATCCACAGGCACAAGAACTGGTAGACTTGCTGACAAAACTGGGTCCAAAAGCCGCGCTGGCGCAAATTTCCGGTTTACCGGCCGACAGCAAGGTTGTGGAAGAGGCGGTTGCTGTGTATAACGCCTTGCAGTAA
- a CDS encoding MltR family transcriptional regulator: MIETQAFENKVLEKLNAGKTVRSFLIAAVELLAEALNVLVVQVFRKDDYAVKYAVEPLLSGAGPLGELSVRLKLMYGLGVISRHEYEDAELLMAMREELNHDGSEYRFIDDEILGPFGELHCVSALPPVPTFLQPGEADESLIAMQHQRYQQMVRSTMVLSITELLAEIGAKQPSRLSPLGAQKP; this comes from the coding sequence ATGATCGAGACACAGGCATTCGAAAACAAGGTTCTGGAAAAGCTGAACGCTGGCAAGACGGTGCGCAGTTTTCTGATCGCAGCGGTCGAGCTGCTGGCAGAAGCGCTGAACGTCCTGGTGGTGCAGGTTTTCCGTAAAGATGATTATGCGGTGAAATATGCCGTCGAACCTCTGTTGTCCGGTGCCGGGCCGCTTGGTGAACTTTCGGTTCGTCTGAAGCTGATGTACGGGCTGGGGGTGATTTCCCGCCACGAATACGAAGATGCCGAACTGCTGATGGCTATGCGTGAAGAGCTGAACCACGACGGTTCGGAATATCGCTTTATTGATGATGAGATACTCGGCCCCTTCGGGGAGCTCCACTGCGTCAGCGCTTTGCCGCCGGTCCCCACTTTTCTACAGCCCGGCGAGGCGGATGAATCGTTGATCGCCATGCAACACCAGCGTTACCAGCAGATGGTGCGTTCCACCATGGTGCTGTCGATTACCGAGCTGCTGGCGGAAATCGGCGCCAAGCAGCCCTCCCGGCTCTCCCCGCTCGGTGCTCAAAAGCCTTAA
- a CDS encoding LysE family translocator, with translation MLDSAFISYVTVMSITPGPNNLLLASSGVNFGLRRTLPMVFGISLGCATQLALTTLLLALILNWADTIRFPLAVMGCAYLLWLSWKLYKAASPDAKQQARPMHFIGGALFQAVNPKAWLMAINVAILFTPHEGASLHQTLLTIAGFTAVNIPCILIWALMGDRLRHALRVTWKLRLFNGVMAGLMAATALWLLFDEWRTLMA, from the coding sequence ATGCTGGACTCTGCTTTTATCAGTTACGTGACAGTGATGTCGATTACACCTGGCCCCAATAACCTGCTGCTGGCCTCGTCCGGCGTCAATTTCGGCCTGCGGCGTACCCTGCCGATGGTGTTTGGTATCAGCCTGGGCTGCGCAACACAGTTAGCCCTCACCACGCTATTGCTGGCGCTGATCCTGAACTGGGCCGATACCATCCGCTTTCCGCTGGCGGTAATGGGCTGTGCGTACCTGCTGTGGCTATCGTGGAAACTGTATAAGGCGGCCTCACCGGATGCTAAACAGCAGGCGCGGCCAATGCACTTTATCGGCGGAGCCTTATTCCAGGCGGTGAACCCGAAAGCCTGGCTGATGGCCATCAACGTGGCAATCCTGTTCACGCCTCATGAGGGAGCGTCGCTGCATCAAACGCTGTTAACCATCGCAGGCTTCACCGCGGTGAATATCCCCTGCATCTTGATCTGGGCATTGATGGGCGATCGGCTACGCCACGCTCTGCGTGTGACCTGGAAACTGCGGTTATTTAACGGTGTGATGGCGGGCTTAATGGCAGCAACCGCGTTATGGCTGCTGTTTGACGAGTGGCGGACGCTGATGGCTTAA
- a CDS encoding PLP-dependent aminotransferase family protein: MTLLDEIPETRYLQLAETLAAAIHRGTLPPGSRLPSVRSCAQSHSVSINTVVAAYRQLEDRGLIEARPQSGFYVRATLPALKTASAPSNRVEQPADDVLALIDTVFAAQQNPAFTNLSLACPQTVDFYPGGKLGRMLSSQLRRQPNLIGQYALPPGSLRLRQQIARRSMTLGMLLEPSDITLTHGCMEALQLALRVTTKPGDCVGLESPTYFYLLPLLASLGLKALEIPTDPQHGLSLDALELLLQEKRLNAVIAMPTIQNPLGCTMPLASKKRLARLMNDHQVPLIEDGLYAELQFGSALSPAVKAFDSDGWVLFCSSFTKTLAPDFRIGWVVGGRFSEALRKLKAVSSMSESHLLSETLAMFLEAGGYDHHLRNLRKRYAAQVEEARALIARHFPRGTRATQPAGGFVFWVEFPTGVDTVALFHQLLDEQICLTPGTLYSPSGRYHNGLRLSCCYPFNARYTQALARVGAKACEMSGLPAGIAQGEE; this comes from the coding sequence GTGACCCTGCTCGACGAGATCCCGGAAACCCGCTACCTGCAACTGGCGGAGACATTGGCGGCCGCTATCCACCGTGGCACTTTACCGCCCGGTAGCCGCCTGCCTTCGGTACGCAGCTGCGCACAGAGCCACAGCGTCAGCATCAATACCGTGGTGGCAGCCTATCGCCAGTTGGAAGACCGGGGGCTGATCGAGGCACGGCCACAGTCTGGCTTTTACGTGCGGGCGACCTTGCCTGCGTTGAAAACGGCGTCGGCACCCAGCAACCGGGTTGAACAACCAGCGGATGATGTGCTGGCCCTGATCGATACGGTTTTCGCCGCCCAACAGAACCCGGCCTTCACCAATTTGTCGCTCGCTTGCCCGCAAACCGTGGATTTTTATCCCGGTGGCAAGCTGGGGCGGATGTTGTCATCACAGTTACGCCGCCAGCCTAACCTGATTGGCCAATACGCCTTGCCGCCGGGTAGCCTGCGGTTGCGCCAGCAGATCGCCCGGCGCTCGATGACGTTGGGCATGTTGTTGGAGCCGAGTGACATCACGCTGACACACGGTTGCATGGAAGCCTTACAGCTGGCGCTCAGGGTGACCACCAAGCCGGGCGACTGCGTGGGGTTGGAGTCGCCGACCTATTTTTACCTGTTGCCGCTGCTTGCCAGCCTGGGGCTGAAAGCGTTGGAGATCCCCACCGACCCGCAGCATGGCCTGTCGCTGGATGCGCTGGAGTTGCTGCTGCAGGAGAAACGGCTGAATGCGGTCATCGCCATGCCGACGATACAGAATCCGCTGGGCTGCACCATGCCGCTGGCGTCGAAAAAACGGCTGGCACGCCTGATGAACGATCATCAAGTGCCACTGATCGAGGATGGGCTGTATGCCGAGCTGCAATTTGGCAGCGCGCTCAGCCCGGCGGTGAAGGCGTTCGATAGCGACGGCTGGGTGCTGTTTTGCTCCAGCTTCACCAAAACGCTGGCACCGGATTTCCGCATCGGCTGGGTGGTCGGCGGGCGGTTCAGTGAGGCGCTGCGCAAGCTGAAGGCGGTGTCTTCGATGTCGGAGTCGCACTTGCTGTCGGAAACGCTGGCGATGTTCCTGGAGGCGGGGGGATACGATCATCATCTGCGCAATTTGCGCAAACGCTATGCGGCGCAGGTGGAAGAGGCCAGGGCGCTGATTGCCCGCCATTTCCCGCGCGGGACAAGAGCCACCCAGCCTGCCGGTGGGTTTGTATTCTGGGTGGAGTTCCCAACAGGGGTGGACACGGTGGCGCTGTTCCATCAGTTGCTGGATGAGCAGATCTGTCTGACGCCGGGTACGCTATATTCTCCAAGTGGGCGTTATCATAATGGGCTGCGGCTCTCATGCTGCTATCCATTTAACGCCCGTTATACCCAGGCGCTGGCGCGGGTGGGGGCAAAAGCCTGTGAGATGAGCGGCCTGCCAGCGGGAATTGCGCAAGGTGAGGAGTAA
- a CDS encoding YibL family ribosome-associated protein: MKEKEKAEIKRLSDLLDALNHKDTVVIQQGNTDLIAQHLKEKEKLKTEIERLKNVRVEKLSAEAQKLSQLPFSREITKKEQADMGTLKKSARGLIVVHPMTALGREMGLKVVTGYAKKAF; encoded by the coding sequence ATGAAAGAGAAAGAAAAAGCCGAGATTAAGCGCCTGAGCGATTTGCTGGACGCACTGAACCACAAAGACACCGTGGTGATCCAGCAGGGTAACACCGACCTGATTGCGCAACATCTCAAAGAAAAAGAGAAGCTGAAGACCGAGATTGAGCGCCTGAAAAACGTGCGCGTGGAAAAACTGAGTGCGGAAGCGCAAAAGTTGAGCCAGCTGCCGTTCAGCCGTGAGATCACCAAGAAAGAGCAGGCGGATATGGGCACGCTGAAGAAAAGCGCCCGTGGCCTGATCGTGGTGCATCCAATGACCGCTCTTGGCCGCGAGATGGGCCTGAAAGTGGTTACCGGTTACGCCAAAAAAGCGTTCTGA
- a CDS encoding class I SAM-dependent methyltransferase, with product MATSPHSIHHAAAAGYQANADRYVLGRPDYPAEIADWLREVLELQPGKTVIDLGAGTGKFTPRLLETGANVIAVEPVAQMLEKLAAAFPQVKTLAGTAESLPLPDESVDAVVCAQSFHWFATRQALAEIQRVLKPGGKLGLVWNMRDVRVGWVRKLNQIVDRHEGDAPRFYTGEWRRLFPYPGFAQLQEQVFMLGHSGAPEDVIYNRVRSTSFIAALPQRQQEQVIEQIRQLVAEEEELRGKETLTVPYQTCAFSTTKA from the coding sequence ATGGCTACATCACCTCATTCCATTCATCACGCGGCTGCGGCTGGTTATCAGGCCAATGCGGACCGCTACGTTTTAGGCCGCCCGGATTATCCGGCGGAGATCGCCGATTGGCTGCGTGAGGTACTCGAGCTACAGCCCGGTAAGACCGTTATCGATCTGGGTGCAGGCACCGGCAAGTTCACTCCGCGCCTGCTGGAGACCGGTGCCAACGTCATCGCCGTTGAACCGGTGGCGCAGATGCTGGAAAAACTGGCGGCAGCATTTCCTCAGGTGAAAACGCTGGCAGGTACCGCCGAATCTCTCCCGTTGCCGGATGAATCGGTGGATGCCGTGGTGTGCGCGCAGTCCTTTCACTGGTTTGCTACGCGTCAGGCTTTGGCGGAAATTCAGCGCGTGCTGAAACCCGGCGGCAAGCTTGGCCTGGTGTGGAATATGCGCGATGTGCGGGTTGGCTGGGTACGCAAACTCAATCAGATAGTCGATCGCCACGAAGGGGATGCGCCGCGTTTTTATACCGGTGAATGGCGCAGGCTGTTCCCTTACCCGGGTTTTGCCCAGCTACAGGAGCAGGTGTTTATGCTGGGGCATAGCGGAGCGCCGGAGGATGTGATTTATAACCGCGTGCGATCCACCAGCTTTATCGCCGCGTTGCCGCAACGGCAGCAGGAACAGGTGATCGAACAGATCCGCCAGTTGGTGGCAGAGGAAGAGGAGCTGCGGGGGAAGGAAACGCTCACGGTGCCTTACCAGACCTGCGCGTTCTCTACGACCAAGGCCTGA
- the yiiM gene encoding 6-hydroxyaminopurine reductase, whose product MHHPDVYLGSIQPYEGGRPSAIAKRLVEGTLKLTPLGLAGDEQAEKSYHGGPDRALCHYPREHYDHWREQFPTQAEQFCAPAFGENISTLGLTEHNVFMGDIFRWGEALIQVTQPRSPCFKLNYHFAIDDISVLMQQTGRCGWLYRVVSAGAVSGDQPLELVTRNSDVSVAQAIGIAWHMPFDEEQYRRLLSVAGLSASWSKTMLTRITSGKIEDLNRRLLGR is encoded by the coding sequence ATGCACCACCCAGACGTCTATCTCGGTTCGATTCAACCTTATGAAGGTGGCCGCCCCAGCGCTATCGCCAAACGCCTGGTGGAGGGCACGCTGAAGCTTACCCCCTTGGGTCTGGCAGGCGATGAGCAGGCAGAAAAAAGCTACCATGGCGGGCCTGACCGCGCCCTTTGCCACTACCCGCGCGAGCATTACGACCACTGGCGTGAACAGTTCCCCACTCAAGCTGAACAGTTCTGCGCGCCCGCCTTTGGTGAGAATATTTCTACTCTCGGCCTGACCGAACATAACGTGTTTATGGGGGATATTTTCCGCTGGGGCGAAGCGCTGATCCAGGTGACCCAACCGCGCTCTCCGTGTTTCAAGCTCAACTACCATTTCGCTATCGACGATATTTCGGTGCTGATGCAGCAAACCGGCCGCTGTGGCTGGCTGTACCGCGTGGTGTCGGCCGGAGCGGTCAGTGGCGACCAACCGCTGGAACTGGTGACCCGTAATAGCGATGTTTCCGTCGCACAAGCGATCGGCATCGCCTGGCACATGCCGTTCGATGAAGAACAATACCGCCGTTTACTGTCGGTCGCGGGTCTGTCGGCCAGCTGGAGCAAAACCATGCTGACGCGCATCACCAGCGGCAAAATCGAAGACCTCAACCGCCGTCTGCTTGGCCGTTAA
- a CDS encoding methyl-accepting chemotaxis protein — translation MAALKALAGKIVHLTVGKKLGLGFSLMLILAIVIAGTGITYLNLIESRSDRIDFSYQLTGEISQAKYTRAMFSQSYNTDYLERNRKHIENALQLASHAQNLNWDEQSRKDLELLVVLLGNYEQQQKMFAKAVGDKDAVRASWNMSEVQDSLSQVERQLGATDLQLAFTQLNLKLTQIRYYARGLVLQPNRDAETPLLSAIDDARNAANTLSQRLNESQRPLLQPLLSVLDEYKDHIAAYLPAVENEIKISKQLGGYADEIGTLVNNFMKDELTQTHNNINTAQWQMGITTAIAILAGLLISWRITLQITRPLHSTLMLAERIAKGDLRQAQTSTRRDELGQLLNAVAAMSQNLRDMIEKIQMGVSQVSTAAGEIAAGNTDLSSRTEQQAAAVEETAASMEQLTATVKQNADNAHHANQLATDASQTAQQGGKLVNNVVSTMRDISNSSQRIAEITTLINGIAFQTNILALNAAVEAARAGEQGRGFSVVASEVRNLAQRSAQAAKEIEGLITESVNRVQSGTALVEDTGNTMEQIVRSVTHVRDIMAEIAAASDEQTRGIAQIGQAIVEMDHTTQQNAALVEESAAAADSLEEQAEMLLQSVSVFRLADKAAPVEAKATQLKSPSMAKPSTSAEDNWTTF, via the coding sequence ATGGCGGCATTGAAAGCTTTGGCAGGAAAAATCGTTCATCTCACCGTAGGTAAAAAACTCGGACTCGGATTCTCTCTGATGTTGATACTGGCGATCGTTATCGCTGGCACCGGGATAACCTACCTCAATCTTATCGAATCACGCAGCGACCGCATCGATTTCAGCTATCAGTTAACGGGCGAAATCAGTCAGGCTAAATACACCCGTGCCATGTTTAGCCAAAGTTACAATACCGACTACCTTGAACGTAACCGCAAACATATCGAGAACGCGTTGCAGCTGGCCAGCCACGCGCAAAACCTGAATTGGGATGAGCAAAGCCGCAAGGATCTGGAGCTCTTGGTGGTGTTGCTGGGTAACTATGAGCAACAACAGAAAATGTTTGCCAAAGCCGTGGGGGATAAAGACGCGGTGCGGGCCAGTTGGAACATGTCTGAAGTGCAAGATAGCCTGAGCCAGGTTGAACGCCAACTGGGTGCTACCGATCTGCAACTGGCATTTACCCAGTTGAACCTGAAGCTGACCCAGATCCGCTACTATGCCCGTGGCCTGGTGCTGCAACCCAATCGCGATGCTGAAACCCCATTGCTCAGCGCTATCGATGACGCCCGCAATGCCGCCAACACGCTCAGCCAACGCCTGAACGAGTCACAGCGCCCGTTGCTCCAACCTCTGTTGAGCGTGCTTGACGAGTATAAAGACCACATCGCGGCCTACCTGCCCGCCGTTGAGAATGAGATCAAGATCAGTAAACAGCTCGGCGGCTACGCTGACGAGATCGGTACGCTGGTTAACAATTTCATGAAGGATGAGTTGACGCAGACCCATAACAATATCAATACCGCACAGTGGCAGATGGGGATCACCACGGCGATCGCCATTCTTGCTGGCCTGCTGATATCATGGCGTATCACGTTACAAATCACCCGCCCGCTGCACAGCACATTGATGCTGGCAGAACGCATTGCCAAAGGTGATCTACGCCAAGCGCAAACCAGCACTCGCCGCGATGAGCTGGGCCAGTTGCTTAACGCCGTCGCCGCCATGAGCCAGAACCTGCGCGATATGATTGAGAAAATCCAGATGGGGGTCAGCCAGGTCTCCACCGCCGCCGGGGAAATCGCTGCGGGCAATACCGATCTCTCTTCACGTACCGAACAGCAGGCTGCCGCGGTGGAAGAAACCGCTGCCAGTATGGAACAGCTCACCGCTACGGTGAAGCAGAATGCCGACAACGCCCATCACGCCAACCAGCTGGCGACCGATGCCTCACAAACCGCACAGCAGGGCGGCAAACTGGTTAACAACGTCGTTAGTACCATGCGGGATATTTCCAACAGTTCGCAGCGGATCGCTGAAATTACTACCCTGATCAACGGCATTGCCTTCCAGACCAATATCCTGGCCCTGAACGCCGCCGTAGAGGCCGCCAGGGCAGGCGAGCAAGGGCGTGGTTTCTCGGTTGTCGCCAGCGAGGTGCGTAATCTGGCTCAGCGTAGTGCCCAGGCAGCGAAAGAAATTGAAGGGCTGATCACCGAGTCTGTCAACCGAGTGCAGAGCGGTACCGCACTAGTGGAAGACACCGGCAACACCATGGAGCAAATCGTCCGCTCGGTCACTCACGTGCGCGATATCATGGCGGAAATAGCCGCCGCCTCCGATGAACAGACCAGAGGCATCGCGCAGATTGGCCAGGCTATCGTGGAAATGGATCACACCACGCAGCAAAACGCCGCGCTGGTGGAAGAGTCTGCCGCCGCTGCCGATTCGCTGGAAGAGCAGGCTGAGATGCTGCTGCAAAGCGTCTCGGTATTCCGCCTGGCGGATAAGGCTGCGCCAGTGGAGGCGAAAGCCACCCAGCTCAAATCGCCATCGATGGCTAAACCGAGCACCAGCGCCGAAGACAACTGGACGACCTTCTAA
- the sodA gene encoding superoxide dismutase [Mn], with protein MSYSLPSLPYAYDALEPHFDKQTMEIHHTKHHQTYVNNANTVLEAYPELASLSVEELIQDLDKVPADKRTFMRNNAGGHANHSLFWKGLKTGTTLGGDLKAAIERDFGSVEKFQEEFEKAAATRFGSGWAWLVLKGDKLAVVSTANQDSPLMGEAVSGASGLPIVGLDVWEHAYYLKFQNRRPDYIKAFWNVVNWDEAAKRFAEAKK; from the coding sequence ATGAGTTATTCACTGCCATCCCTGCCTTACGCATACGACGCACTAGAACCGCATTTCGACAAGCAGACGATGGAAATCCATCACACCAAACACCACCAGACCTACGTCAACAACGCCAACACCGTGCTGGAAGCGTACCCTGAGCTGGCTTCGCTGAGCGTAGAAGAGCTGATCCAGGATCTGGATAAAGTCCCTGCAGACAAGCGCACCTTTATGCGCAACAACGCAGGCGGCCACGCTAACCACAGCCTGTTCTGGAAAGGTCTGAAAACCGGCACCACGCTGGGTGGCGATCTGAAAGCCGCTATCGAGCGCGATTTCGGCAGCGTAGAGAAATTCCAGGAAGAGTTCGAGAAAGCCGCCGCCACCCGTTTCGGTTCTGGCTGGGCTTGGCTGGTGCTGAAAGGCGACAAACTGGCCGTGGTGTCTACCGCTAACCAGGACAGCCCGCTGATGGGCGAAGCCGTCTCCGGCGCTTCAGGCTTGCCAATCGTTGGCCTGGACGTGTGGGAACACGCTTACTACCTGAAATTCCAGAACCGTCGCCCTGACTACATCAAGGCATTCTGGAACGTAGTGAACTGGGACGAAGCGGCCAAACGCTTCGCCGAAGCCAAGAAATAA